A segment of the Populus nigra chromosome 12, ddPopNigr1.1, whole genome shotgun sequence genome:
AGAAGATGATTCAATTGTATATATGGATTGTCTTCTTTCTTATTATCTAATTTTCTGAAATTTCAGTATCATTGGAAAGTGATTCATCGTTTTTTTTGGCACCTTCGACTTATTTAGTTCAGCTGTTATGTCTTATGGGATGATTTCTAATCAATGCAGCTGCGGTGGTAGATGCTTGTCTGTAGAATATACTGACAGAGTTGGAGAATTAGCTAAAAAGCATGGTTTGAAGCTTCACATTGATGGGGCTCGCATTTTTAATGCATCAGTTGTGAGTAAAAGAATTTTCAATATGCTGATTTATGAATACTGTAGTAAGTTGGAGCATGCATTGCTCTATCATCCATCCGTTGATTGAGATAAAGCAAatgctccatttttttttttatgctaggCAAAAGCATATACAAGCTTTCAGTATCTGAttcaaaaatattgaaatttcagGCACTTGGAGTTCCTGTTAGTAGGCTTGTACAGGATGCAGATTCAGTTTCGGTATGATTATGTGGCCAAGAAACTAATAGTAACTTTCTTTCTCAAATGATACATGTTCAATTAAAGAATTCTGCTCCTTCATTAATCTCAAAATTTTGAACCAGGTGTGTCTGTCAAAAGGTTTAGGTGCACCAGTTGGCTCTGTTATTGTTGGTTCCAAAAGCTTTGTTGCCAAGGTAGGGATGGAGATTTACACTGAGGAATAACACCAGCTATTCTGTTTTCTGGCAGAAATCGtctcaaactcttttttttatgcatatgtTCTCTTTAGGCTAGAATCCTCAGAAAAACCTTAGGAGGTGGAATGAGACAAGTCGGTGTCCTTTGTGCTGCTGCTTTAGTTGCTGTACAAGAGAATGTTTCAAAGCTCAAGGATGATCACAAGAAAGCTAAGATGCTAGCAGGTACATGGTCTGGCTATTTATGTGTCTTACATGCCATTGTTTCTGACCTTTCCCTTCCATTGCTTTGCAATATAGAGTTACTGAATGTCTTTTTAACTTTACTTCATTAGAGGGGCTGAATCAAATTAAAGGACTAAGAGTGAATGTTGCTGCTGTGGAAACCAATATTGTAAGTACCTTTATTGCCAAAGTTCTCAAATGTGCAAGTCACAGTTCTTCACTTCAGCTTGGATTGGAAAGTTCTTTCTTGCTATTGCTTCCCTTTGTTTTATCGAGTATTTTTTCATAGTTCCAACAAGATATTGCACGAATATGAGAACACCTCTGGAACAGCATGGTACATTTACAGTgtacatttataattttgtttgacCAGATATATATCGACGTAGTAGAGGGCGCAGCAGAAAAGCTGTGCAAGAACTTGGAACAGCATGGTATACTTATAATGCAAGAGAGTCCAATCAGGTGCGTTTGAACCCCAAATATATCCATGACTCTAGCAAAAGAACAAAATAGAACAAACACCACACATTTCATTTAGTGTTGCATCACACGAATTCACAACTGTTATTTATACCAGCAGCCATAGCGAATTTTAAGGTTATGGTGCTTGAAGATGTATATATAGCCATCTAATGTTCAGTTGTTCTCTCATCTTTTTTACCACTTTCAGCATTAGGGTTGCCCTTCACCACCAAATTTCAGCAAGTGATGTGCAGTACACTCTTTCATGCTTTAAGGTACTCGATATCACACTGCTCTCCATTTCTATTGCTTAATGGTTATTCAAAGCTGAAACTTGCAAGCTctgctttttttaatattgcagCAAGCTTTGACTGGGGAGGTGCAAGAGGATAATGGCATCTAGTGGAAGAAATTGCTTGCCACAGGTGGTTGTTCAGTGAAAATGTTCATGGGGCTGAATAGTTAAATTGTCTTTGAAGCTTTTTGTGGTTAAATAGTGTAATAAACAATGAATTTATCAAGTCCAAAAGCGATCTCTGCCTACAGCTTGTGCTTTCTGAGAGCAATCTATGTTATCTTGCAATCATCCAAGGTTGCTAGCTAAAATACAGGTGCAGCGGTGGTGAGCAAAATAACCGAATTAActacaaaattaattgaaaaaattaatctgggatatcaaaccaaaaaaaccaattagaaaatttaaaattttttttgggtcGTTTCATATTTCAAAAGCCCAATTGAACCAAGCCAATTTTTCTTAATAGAAAGCCTAAAAAGAGCCTAggtttattaaatcaaatcttgTTTAAAAAGCCATCTAAAAAGAAGATCATgcactaattctttttttttaaaaaaaaatagaaaatagaaaacaaaatcgaACCATTTTGTTCGAACCGGttctttaattcaaaaataataaaattcctcCCAATGAACCACTTTGATGTGGGATGTGTGAAATCACTAGGAAAGGGACTGTCTCAATTAGTAGACATTAAAagtttatcttttttgttttaaattattatttttataattttggattgttttaatgttttaatatatttttgttaaaataaaaaaaatattattttaatgtatttctaaacaaaaaacgctttaaaaaataattaccgcCACAATCTTTAACATTACTTAAATTGGCTTGAGATGCCATagctatcaaataaaaaaaaatcaattcatgaatataagaaaattacctaataaaatatattttttttctttaaaatttaaaacatcgttttaattgctaaaaaattgaataaaattagatttcaaaAACCGTCTCGGCAGCATTTTGTGGGCATGTGTTCATCCTAAATATTGAAGCAGAGATACAGGGAATTGCTTTGAAGGTtcctattttgtttcttttgtttatttacaaTTGAAGCAATCTAGAGCTAGTACTTTAACTTTGATGTTAATTTTGAggttgttaattaatttgacaGTACACAGGCATTGTGTTTAGAGAGGTTATAAAGTTACgtaatttacaattttatctttcattttaagtaaaaataataatcaatattgACCAAAcagattttagattaaaaaaatatgtacttAATTATAAGGGAAAATGTTGCGTACGTTTGCAaacaaatagtaaaaaaatctatatatataaatagacatAGCAAGTGGTAAGTAAGCGATATTTTTGTCATTTGCTTGTAGGTGATAACCATGAAAAGCcagaattcaaatcaaattcaaacatcACCACTTATGACTCTCAATCAGATATGATATCTACCTAAAATAGAACTTCAATTGTTCTAGCTATATATCTCACCATAATTCTCTCTTAATTGTAACCGTTGTgaattcatttagtttagtcaaatatatttatgttataattatcAATTCCTACAATTGAGAGAATgctatgtaatttttattaatatatatacttcaCGAGAATCACCACAGGGTGTGATCTGAAACCTAATACACTTGTTATCTATATTCTCCTTCAGTAGGTATACCATTTCTcaattagaaatatatataaatatgtaactttgtttttttaaaaaaatatctcttattTTAGAATTGATATTTTGATGAATATATAAAGGGTGAAATGGAAgggaaattaaatttattttagcaAAAAAGAGTAAAGTATTAAAACATTAGTAGCAAAAtcgagaaaggaaaaaaatatttgagtgtGTCATGTGGAGAAAATAATGAAAgggaaataattttgaaatcttaaaCTATCCCTAAAAATAACTTGCAATTAATATCCATATAGTAAAATTgcgttcaatttattttgtagttttttgaaaatttcagtaGTTGTCTTTCAATTCACTCGGCAAGTTGGTTAAGACAGTACTATATCTCTGCAAGAGTGAGAACACAAGTTCTATCCCTGAAAAGTGTACTTATTGGAAAGGACAACCACAAATTCTAAATGAGACtagtcttattttttaaaagaatgtgATGATACTtggataataataaataaaaaaattcactccacaagtaataatttatttcttgagAATTCATTTCATAACTTTCCAGTATATTCTATAGTCCATATATCTATGATTATGAAgaatactattttaatttttaactatgattataagaaaaatatggaAAAGTCTTacaggatatttttttttagagttattatgataaaaaaaaatgggattTCTATTTTCTAATTACTGAAcctatacataaaaatattagaaaaaaatattacatatataATGGAACAATTCATATGCAAAACATCTAGCAATTGTTTAATAGCTGTCATGTGCATGAGTTACGTTTTCATGTGTTCTCGATTCCAGCAGCTAGAAAAGGGAGCCAATAATATGTCACCTCCATTGCAGCCATGCAATCCTCTTTGTAGCCTGTAGATTCCAATGCAGGAGAGATGTGTTTGTTACTCAGAATGGAAGTATATACACTTGCCTTTTTGTATGATAAGAGTATGCTCTTTTATCTAGGAAGGGATatactattctttttatttatttatttatttaaccacTGTGATGATAATCGAACCCAGTGAGATATTGAAGTATACACAGAGAGTCCCCAGAAGCAGGAGCCAACGCCCTTCTTAACACAGCCAGGTCTTGATTAATATTCTTTTCCATCCATTCTTAACACACCCTATTAGAGGGTGCAGTGTAGTGTAgtagagtttgttttttaaataattttttatgctgaaatacatgttaataatttttttaaaaaaaaattatttttaacatcagcacatcaaaacaatccaaaacgtacaaaccatattaaattttagtaaaaaaaaattaaattttttaaaaacacggtgCAAACATGTTATAAATCTTATAATTAATGGGTTGAGATTTAAGGATTTGGTTTCTATATATTGTgtaattcaaaatcaagtgaataattaaaaagtttatgttCTTATAGTTGTTCATCAAGAACATGAGTTCTTACCTATCgcataaaactttttttaatttctggaaaaacaaatttttgggATTTggttgcataaaaaattatgataccaTATGAATAGGGGATCGCTATATTGAAAATACTTAATAATCTTTTATGAAAGCggatcttattatttttttagttcaacaAGAGGCTAAATAGTGCacacaaataaatataagatttattataataactatctatataaatattacttttatggTTGTGAGAGAATATTATAtctaaaatatctaataatctctcataattataacctcATGTTATTTTCTAATTCCTTAAGAGATTttgaactgtaaaaaaaaatattaaaaaattatataaattatatcctaaAACCTTATCTAATGACTTAAATTTttggttgagatgattcttttatATAGTATCAGAGTCTTACTGACTAATTAATTacaagtttgaatctcaccacctccattttatttaataaaaattaagttaaaaaagatTTCACTTGAAAAGATGTATtagtaaattatataaattatatcttgaaatcttatctaacaacttaaatttttaaattgagatgattctttaacacAAGATAACGCATCCCTTATATATATCCCACCACACTCTTCCTAGCTAGGGTTTGAATTTAAAAGCTTTGGTTGGAAAACCTAATCctattctctttgttttcttattttttaaaaagtcgatataaaaagaaaaataagaaattaagctTAATACCCACTAAACATGGAATTAATCTAATCATCACAACAACAGTGATGGACAAACTTCTTAATCAAGTCTTAACTTCTAATTGCTTAATTATGAGTAATGTTAAGAGGTAATGTTATCGAGAAAATGGCAGTTTCTGTGTATATATCATctgaatttgaaaacattacTACATAACTATACGTGcatgtcatgtcatgtcatgtcatCTTGGAGAAAAAACAACTGTATTACTTTATTAATTAAGCTAAATAATAGAAACTGCTTTATACGTAACAACGacaacaataatataataaaaataaagacacaCACGATCTTCTTTTTGTCGGAtcgcaattttatttttttatatataaaataaagataaaaaagaattcaaaatgccAGGAACCGTTGGTAAGGGATGACGGGAAAATTACAGAGAGGAAACGATAGGCTTTCTAAAAAGGAAAGAGATATCAAAGCTGTCTACTCGAGCCATCACACCAAAATAACTTTGAATCATAGAAACAAAAACCCACATCACGTccattaagtttaaaaaattgtattataaGTTAGATAGCTactcgattaaaaaaaaattaaaagaaattgaacacCAAAATCATTActcttattaaattatatatatatatatatatatatatatatatatatatatattatttattgtgaAAGGAAAGCTAATCCAAGAAAATCAAGGGAGTTCaggaaacaaagaaaatcaaggaCAAGAATCTGCAGAATAAAGTTGCTGCCACTGTCAATTAATGTAGATTGATTTGGTTGTTATTTGTTGCCTTGCTTGCGAGCAAATCAAGCTTTAATTATAGGAAGTAGAATAGGATTCTGATgcaataataacaatataaattGCTGTAGTATTTGTTTTGTGTACAGTAACAGTAAAAGAGAAGAGTTCTCTTTTAATacaaaatcttaatttcttcaattattattttttatatattttttaatgttatatgttaaaaataatttttaaatataaaaaaatatatattactttaCCGGTCATCTATGTTATCTTTGAACCCATAAATCAATAGGGTCACATTAAAGCAATTTCTACACGAGTTAATTTTAAGCCGCTGGGTCAAGAGGTTTCAAGGTTGACCCACCAGGTTAAGCCctgttttttcccttttcttttttttttaaaaaaaattccatcttctaatttttctctctcttttgattgaatccttttttacttttttttttcaatttcatccttcagtatttgattgattttgaattggtctttataatttgttttggtttgttttatatgaaagtatcacaatttcaaacaaatatctcaGTATTTGATTGGTGCTcgattttacaagtttttatttttattattttatcattaagtaaaacataattttaaaaaataaaattgttaaaccTAGTGGAGTCCATGATCTAGGTCATGAGTTTATGTGGGTTAAGCCGCAAGCCCGAGACAATCCAATATGTTGATGtcttaatattaagataaaattaaagatgttATCTTGAGTTTCTTCAAACCAAACCACGCTTTTTACCAATCatctaagttgtttttttactagTCATGTTGATTAGGTCACATCAAGAAAGCTCTcccacaaattaattttaaacctaaacCAGGCAAATAGTTAGATTGAAAGGTTTTAAGTTGacccattaaattaaatttaataataataaatatgaaatatttttttatagcctaaatatttttttcacattcaacaaaaattaatttgacccataaAGTATCAACTAATTAATAAACTAGTTGAATATATAGgagctagaaaaataatatatccttTAGGTTATGATGAACCACACCCAGTAAACAGTGCGCAATCTTGGCCCATTTTATTGGAAGTTTCTGAGGCTTGGAGCTAGCAAAACCAGCAAATGATGCAATGGCCTAATAATGATGAAACACCCTTCAGTAAACGCTGTTCAAAACTCTTACAAGCCAGGCCTCTTACAGTATGAATTTGCGGCCAGAGATCATAGTTGTGATGTGGGATGCCAGCCATTGCCACGCATgaatttggttttataattttaatttcaaacttaatgtaattttatacctTTAGGGTTAGtaaactttgattttgagaGTTTTacacaaataatttaagtttagtAGCAATAAGATTTGTATGTTTAGTAGCAATAAGAATAACCCGAGTAATGTACTCCTATAAAtggaattatttatttatttattttatcatataataaaaatattaaaattaattcacaatAAACTCAATACtacataataaaattcaataaaaactcaatactaaataataaaattaaaaacaaaaccaaaggatcaataaaaaaaaatcatagacttattaaaaaaaccttaagtGTTAGAGACTGAGGCAAACCCGCGTGTTTtgccaataaattttttaaatccacctttttagaaaaatagagaaaataattatttatgatctcaaaaaaaaaagaaaaagaagaagaagaagaactttAGGCACCAACACACGTTAACCAGCCTAGTTACCTAACAAACATGTTATCaaaccattaaaataatatattaacttAATTCACTGTTTATATAAACATTTAAATCAACCCtagttcttttaattatttcgaTAGTGTACCCATATATATATTGTGACTAAATAATTTtacttaaatgtaaaataattatatcttggctttattttatttttttggtatccAAGAACCAACGAGTCTTGAGTTACACAATGAATTTCgttttaatagattttatttcaGCCTTTTTCGATACTTTGAACGTGAGACCTCTTAATGGAAGTTGGAACTCTTaaatatgtaattaaaaatatcattgaatgattttaaattgaatttttatatttttaaaataggagTTCTAGAGAGAACATGacttcaaaaacaatatttattaccttttatttctaaaatttcgttgtaaaaacttttaattttaaaattgttcatctaaaacatataaagataaaagtaattattatcatagttttaaaattcgaCATGAGAGTGGATGTAAGACAAGACCTAAGTCATAACTCAGGAGAGTTAACCCAGGCTGAtcccaatttttttaaagaataaaaagatgttttgattattttttaaaataaatcaacaggTTTTACCTCAAATTTTGTACAGATTTTATCCTAAAAGTTAAAAAGTTATAAGTTGATCTAGGTTTTTAATTGTGTCAAAtcagatcaattttttattttcttcttaaattcgGATTGATTTGGTTTTAGATGGATCAGGTCCTGAGTTGATCCTTTCGACCAATCTAgaggtaaaatatttttttttgttttgtttaccaTAAACCAAATAGGATACAAaaaccattattttattttgtataccATTATTATTCTCAAGACAGCAATCACTAGGGGACATTCTTGGATCTGATAGTAGAATGTAATTGAATCAATAAATCTTAGCGTTCATTATTTTGTGATTAGCATACATTCGTGGAAAAGATTAAGGTTAAACTCCTGAACCTTTCTGTAGTCAAAACTTTAAGTAGAATGTAATTGCTCTTAtgctaattgtttttcaatatgatAGTAAAATGTTTACTGAGCACGCACCCCAGATTCTGGTGAATGGCTGCCACACACCCAGGGTCAAATAATGCGTCTGAAGTTCAAAAAATGACAAACCTTCTTCAAGTTTGGAACGAAGAAACACCTTTCTAATGCACTACTTATAGATGCAAAGAAGGTTCTAATCACAAGGCGCCTCGAATTGTTGATTATCttcacctttttctttctcactaGTGGCTGAGGCCAATTTGATGCATGAATCTGCTGGTTCGTGTTACGGCCGGCATGATACTGCATTTATGTATGATTCATTCATGTTCTCCTGCAGAATTTCAAGCTGCATCAGTCCAAAAGCTAAAGTAAAGGAGGGAAACGAACCTGCAGATATGCCCCATATCATCCATGCCCGTGATCATCCCCCAATTAGGTGTAATGTGCACCCCATGTATTTATCCATGAATATTTTTTGCCGGTTGTTCACAAGGCGGCGTGCAGTGCAGTTCAGTATTGGaataataattgttgttttttatttaaaacaacattttatttttaaatataccaaaacaatataaaaataataatttaaaaatacgaAAAGAAACAGTATCATCTCTTGTGAGTTACATCTCCATGGCTTGGGTGGGGGAAGGAACAGCTTGAAGATTGTTAATGATTGAGGTAACAGTCGTGCCCTCAGCATCTTAGCACCTGTTACAACGTTGGAATCTTTGTTATTGCAAATTTACTCACGTATAGCTGTTCCTCCAATAATTTgcatatgaaaagaaaagggaagaagaCATTTTGTGTGAAGGCACATCATCTTTACACATCCTCGTCAAAATacccatgataaaaaaaaaaagctaggtATAAGGGCCTGTGAAGATCTCTTACAGGAAGCCAGACATCAAAAAGATATCTAGGATAGGAAAATACTACCatgcctagctagctagcaagtAGCTACAATTTGAGCTTACCCCACCAACCATATGCCCAGGTGCCTGTCACCCTTTTGGTTTTCAACCAGTGAAAAGGTAATCAAGCTGTCACTTATTATTTTTCGAAatctgtttttgtttaattatataaaagttttgtagtaaatattcataagaaataatgaagaaagacatggtttttttagtcaaaattgtcttctcttatttatatatatttcttcttttaacaataacatgtttttttttattaggaaatgacttattaaataaaaaatagcatgcTCAAAAAATCCTAATGATAAGTGAGGGaagatatatctttttaattaagaaagtCGTTTTCTTattcgtttatttttttattttgaaaagattttttttatttgaggc
Coding sequences within it:
- the LOC133669534 gene encoding low-specificity L-threonine aldolase 1-like, which produces MVTRTVDLRSDTVSKPTEAMRAAMANAEVDDDVLGHDPSALRLETEMAKIMGKEAALFVPSGTMSNLISVLVHCNIRGSEVILGNKSHIHIYENGGISTIGGVHPRTVNNNEDGTMDIDLIEAAIRDPRGEIVYPTTRLICLENSQGSCGGRCLSVEYTDRVGELAKKHGLKLHIDGARIFNASVALGVPVSRLVQDADSVSVCLSKGLGAPVGSVIVGSKSFVAKARILRKTLGGGMRQVGVLCAAALVAVQENVSKLKDDHKKAKMLAEGLNQIKGLRVNVAAVETNIIYIDVVEGAAEKLCKNLEQHGILIMQESPISIRVALHHQISASDVQYTLSCFKQALTGEVQEDNGI